The genome window CACGAAGCACCCTGACGACCCCAGAGGGACCCCACGAAGCACCCCGATGCCCCCCAGGGACCCCACGAAGCACCCCGACGACCCCAGAGAGACCCCACAGAACACCCAGGCGCCCCCCAGCGGGACCCCACAAagcaccccaacacccccagaggGAGCCCCACGAAGCACCCAGGTGCCCCCAGCGGGACCCCACAAagcaccccaacacccccagaggGACCCCCCAGAACACCCAGGCGCCCCCAGAGGGGACCCCACAAagcaccccaacacccccagaggGAGCCCCACGAAGCACCCAGGTGCCCCCAGTGACCCCCCAGAACACCCAGGCGCCCCCAGCGGGACCCCTAAagcaccccaacacccccagaggGAGCCCCACGAAGCACCCAGGtacccccagggaccccccagaACACCCAGGTGTCCCCGAGGGACCCCACGAagcaccccaacacccccagaggGACCCCCCAGAACACCCAGGTGTCCCCGAGGGACCCCACGAagcaccccaacacccccagaggGAGCCCCCAGAACACCCAGGCGCCCCCAGCGGGACCCCACAAagcaccccaacacccccagaggAACCTCCCAGAACACCCAGGCGCCCCCAGCGGGACCCCACAAagcaccccaacacccccagaggAACCTCCCAGAACACCCAGGCGCCCCCAGCGGGACCCCACAAagcaccccaacacccccagaggGAGCCCCACAAAGCACCCAGGtgcccccagggaccccccagaACACCCAGGTGTCCCCGAGGGACCCCACAAagcaccccaacacccccagagaGACCCCCCAGAACACCCAGGCGCCCCCAGCGGGACCCCACAAagcaccccaacacccccagagaGACCCCCCAGAACACCCAGGCGCCCCCAGCGGGACCCCACGAAGCCCCCCGCGGCGCCGGCGCCCCCCAGGGACCCCCGCGGAGGACGGGGGCCGGCGGTTACCCGAGGAGCGATCCCCGCAGATGGCGCAGAGGCGTTTGCCGGCGACGCCGGGGCCGTGGGGGTGACAAGGGACAGCCCGGATCCCCAGAGGCGGCTTCACGTCCTCCGAGCTGCTGACGGGGTGCAGCCCCGAGAGGTTGACCGTGGAATTGATCTGcgagaaagggggggggggaaggcgggcagggctggcgggagcccccttccccaccccaaagCCCCTGATTCATTTaagggagggggcgggggggctgccCCCTTACCTGGGGGCTGCTGACGGGGCCGTAGGCGATggcgggggtggcggggagccccggggagCCCATGGAGGAGCTGATGACGGGGAACGGGGAAACCCAGGCTGGCGACGGGGGAGTTGAGGGAGGTCATGGCCGAACCGATCATGGAGGGGTGGTGGAGGGGGGCCGACGGCtccggggggggcggggaggcgcTCAGGGATGAGCTGTCTGGGCTCCGGCagtctggggggggggggggaggcacGGTGAGGGACCCCCCAACTCCATCCCCAACCCCGCCAGCCCTCGCTCCCCTCGGGTGTCGAGCACTGGGGCAGCGTCGAAGGCACCCCAAAcccgccccccccaaaccctGGAGACCCCCCGCCACGCAGTGTCCTGCactgcacccccaccccccccccatccATGGGcttctccccacagccccccattGTACCCGCAGCCCCCCAACGTCAGGTCAGGGCCCCTCTCAAATCCATAagctgctcccccccccccccagccttgCTTTGCACTGGTAGCCCCCCCCCAAATCATGCCAGCTCCCCCCTCTCAGCCCCCCTtctgcacccacagccccccaaCATCACCCCAGGGCTCCCCCAAAGCCCTAAGCACCCTCCTGCAACCCCACTTTACATCTCAGGCCTCCCCAAATCAGAAAACAGCCCCCCACAACACCAAGCCAAGGCCCCCCCCAGACCCACAAGCTGCCCCACCCAGAGCCTTGCTTtgcacctgcagccccccaaCATCACTCCAGGGTTCCCCAAAAACCCTCCTTTGTACCTCAGGGGCCCCCCAAACCCATAacctgcccccccagccccacctttACACTTCAGGTCTCCCCCCAAACCCATAAgcctctccccacagcccccccctCGCACCTCAGGGCCCCCCATAATCTGCAACCGTCCCCTTACGGGCCCCCCTTtgcacccacagcccccccaaCATCACCCCAGATGACCCCCTCCAAACCCATAATCaccccccaaagcccccccaTGGATCTCAGGGCCCCCCCAGATCCATAAGCACCCCCTTATGGCTCTCCCTTACAGATACACTCTCCAACATCACCCCAGGACCGCTCCATCCCCATagcccccccaagcccccacTATCACCCCAGAATGCCCCCAGACCCATAAGCaccccccacagcccctctttGGATCTCAGGGCACCCCCATACCCCCCTTATGGCCCCCCTGTGCAGATGCAGCCCCCCAAGATCACCCCATGACCCCCCAGACCCAGAGCCCCTCCAAGATCACCCCGTGACCCCCCAGACCCAGAGCCCCCCAAGATCATCCCATGACCCCCCAGACCCAGAGCCCTCCAAGATcaccccaggaccccccagACCCAGAGCCCCCCCAAGATCACCCCGTGACCCCCCAGACCCAGAGCCCCCCCAAGATCACCCCGTGACCCCCCAGACCCAGAACCCCTCCAAGATCATCCCAGGACCCCCCAGACCCAGAACCCCTCCAAGATcaccccaggaccccccagACCCAGAGCCCCCCCAGGATcaccccaggaccccccagACCCAGAGCCCCCCAAGATCATCCCATGACCCCCCAGACCCAGAGCCCCCCAAGATcaccccaggaccccccagACCCAGAGCCCCCCAAGATCATCCCATGACCCCCCAGACCCAGAGCCCCCCCAGGATCACCCCAGGAGCCACCCAGACCCAGAGCCCCCCCAGGATcaccccaggaccccccagACCCAGAGCCCCCCAAGATCATCCCATGACCCCCCAGACCCAGAGCCCCCCAAAATCATCCCATGACCCCCCAGACCCAGAGCCCCCCAAGATcaccccaggaccccccagACCCAGAGCCCCCCAAGATCAACCCATGACCCCCCAGACCCAGAGCCCCCCCAAGATCATCCCATGACCCCCCAGACCCAGAGCCCCCCCATGATCACCCCAAGACCCCCCAGACCCAGAGCCCCCCAAGATcaccccaggaccccccccAGACCCAGAGCCCCCCCAAGATcaccccaggaccccccagACCCAGAACCCCTCCAAGATCATCCCAGGACCCCCCAGACCCAGAACCCCTCCAAGATCATCCCAGGACCCCCCAGACCCAGAACCCCCCCAGGATcaccccaggaccccccagacccagagccccccaggatcaccccaggaccccccagACCCAGAGCCCCCCAAGATCATCCCATGACCCCCCAGACCCAGAGCCCCCCAAGATcaccccaggaccccccagACCCAGAGCCCCCCAAGATCATCCCATGACCCCCCAGACCCAGAGCCCCCCCAGGATcaccccaggaccccccagACCCAGAGCCCCCCCAGGATcaccccaggaccccccagACCCAGAGCCCCCCAAGATCATCCCATGACCCCCCAGACCCAGAGCCCCCCAAAATCATCCCATGACCCCCCAGACCCAGAGCCCCCCCAAGATCACCCCGTGACCCCCCAGACCCAGAGCCCCCCCAAGATCACCCCGTGACCCCCCAGACCCAGAACCCCCCAAGATcaccccaggaccccccccAGACCAGGaccccccctccgccccccaaccctgccccaccgccccccccctccccccccttccGCTGACCGCGGTCGCTGTCGCCCATCCCGCGTTGCCGGGGGGGGCTCCGGTCCCggctccccgcccccccgccgcccgccccggtcCGGGCCTGCTCCGGGCGCCGCCGCCTGCCGCCCCACCGTCCCACAATGCCCCGCGCGGCTCCCGGCAGCCCCCGCGCCTCGCGCAGCCCCGCACCCTCCGGCGAAAAAATGCCCGTCGCCAAAATGGCGGCGCAGCCGCCATTTTGGCGACGGGCACTTCCGCCCGCTCTTCCCCCCCACGCCCACTCCTCGCGAAGCCTCGCGAGATCTCGCCGGGAaaggggcggggccgcggtgcCACGTTGGGCCGGAGCCGGAGGTAACGGAGCGCGCGGACGGTGAGACCCCCCCCACACCTCCCCCGGACCATAGAGACGTGGCTAGAGGGGCACCCGCCGCCGTGGAGGGCGGGGGGGCACGGCCGCTCTACCTTCCCCCGCTCCTTCTCTCTATGGCTCCGCGCCGCtcagctccctcctccctgggTCTGTTGGGTGACCGCTCCAGTCCCCTCTTCCCCATCTCTATGGTGTCCCTGGGGGGCCGCTCTGGACCCTCATCCCTTTGTCTCGATGGTAGGATTGGTTGGCAGGACTCTATCTCCTCTTTATGTCCCGTTAGAACCGCTCTATCCCTTCATCTCGCCAGTGTAGGGCACAACCAATGGTGCCGCTCTATGCTGCGTCTCTATGGTCTTGCTCCTCTACCTTGGTAGCCATTGGGGCTTGTCTGGACGCTCATCCCTTCGTCTCTATGGTAGGAGCCATTGGTTGCCTCATCTCGCCTCACCGGGGCGATGGCGGCAGCCGCCCGGACGCGGGGACTCAGCGTTGCCCTCACCGCCGGCGCCGTGCTGGCCCTTTGCCTGCTGCCGGTCCCCACCACCTCGCACGAGGACCTGCACCATGGCCACTCACACGAGGGCATGTATCACGGGCATGGACACTCGCACGAGGGCATGTACCATGGGCACCATGGCCACTCGCACGAGGACCTCCACCATGGCCACAGTCACTCACACGAGGGCATGTACCATGGGCACCATGGCCACTCGCACGAGGACCTCCACCACGGCCACTCGCACGAGGGCATGTACCATGGGCACCATGGCCACTCGCATGAGGACCTCCACCACGGCCACTCGCACGAGGGCATGTACCACGGGCATCATGGCCACTCGCACGAGGACCCCCACCATGGTCACAGCCACTCGCACGAGGACGCCCGCCGCCCCTCGCACGAGCGTCTCCCCCCGGATCCCACCaaaccgccgccgccgcggacAGACACAGTGACGCTGTGGATGCACGTGAGTGTCGTGtccctccccccccaacccaAAGACCCCCTGGGGACATCGCAGGGTGGGGGAGGAGCACCCTGTGACCCTCCCCCGTCCTGTCCCCCCCGCAGACGATGGCGGCCACCCTGGTGATCAGCGCCGCCCCGTACCTCGTCCTCTTCCTCATCCCGGTGGAGTCCAACGCCCCCCGGCACCAGGCGCTCCTCAAGCTGCTCCTCAGCTTCGCGGcgggggggctgctgggggacgCCTTCCTCCACCTCATCCCCCACGCTCTCGGTGAGTGCGTGTGCgtcacctcccccccccccccgcccccaaaaccccccactTGGGGACAACAGGGACACGGTGACACCCACCGTCCCCCCTCCTTTACGTCCCCGCAGCGCCCCACGCTCACGACGGCGGCCATGCTCACGCCGAGCCGGGCGGCCACGGTCACTCGCACCACGGTAGGACATTGgagtgggggggagggggggagaaggggagtgAGCAGGGGGACGCGTTGGGGACACCGAGGGGACAGATGCCACCGTGTCCCCCTCGGCCAGGCCAGGAGCACGCCCGCATGCTGACGGTGGGGATGTGGGTGCTGGCCGGCATCGTGGCCTTCCTGGTGGTGGAGACCTTCGTCCGGCACGCCAAGGGCGGCCACGGCCACGGCCACAGCCACGGTAGGTGACGTCGTCGTGGCGGGGGGTGAcgggaggggttggggggacGCACACGCACGCACGCTGACCCCGCCCCGTCGCCCCCGTCGCCAGGGGTCAAGGCCAAGAGCAGCTCCAGCGAAGGCGAGGAGGacccgggggcgggcggggcggcgggagagGACGGCCACCAAGGGCCACCGCGGCAAGAGCCGGCCGGCGGGGGAAGGCGGCGGAGGAGTCGGGTACGGGGGGGGACTGGGGACGCCTGGGGGGGGCCggaggaggggggtggggggcaagaGGGACCCCAATATGGCAGGGGCACTGGCGGGGTGACACGGACTCGGGGGGACCCACGGGGgacagggacactgggaggggTGACAAGGACCGGGGGGGACCCCAATGGGGCAGGGGCACTGGGTGGGGTTGACATGGACCAGGGGAGGACCCCAATGGGGACAGGTACACTGGGAGGGGTGACAGGGACTGTGGGGGACCGCACGGGGgacagggacactgggaggggTGACAAGGACCCACGGGGGGACCCcaatggggacagggacactgGGAGAGTTGACAAGGACTGGGGGGACCCCAATGGGGCAGGGGCACTGGATGGGGGTGACATGGACCGGGGGAGGACCCcaatggggacagggacactgGAAGGGATGACAAGGACTGGGGAGGACCCcaatggggacagggacactgGGGGGGTGACACGGACTGGGGGGGACCCCATGGGGGACAGGTACACTGGGAGGGGTGACACGGACCAGGGGGACCCcatgggggacagggacactgGGGGGTGTAACTAAGAACCTGATGGGGGAAAGGGAACCCCATGGGGCAAGAACTGGGGGGGACAAGGGACCCCACGGGGGACAGGGACGCTgtggggggggacagggactgGAGGGGACCCCAACGGAGACAGGGACATGGTGGGTGTGTGACATGTACCAGAGGGGGGACCCCAATGGGGCAGGTACACTGGGAGGGGGGTGACAAGGACCGAAGCGGGACCCCCAATCTGGACAGGGACGCTGGGGGGGTGACAAGGACCAGGGGGGACCCCGTGGGGGAtaggggcactgggaggggtGACAAGGACCAGGGGGGACCCCATGGGGGAtaggggcactgggaggggtGACAAGGACCGGAGGGGGACCCCCAATGCGgacagggacactgggaggggTGACAAGGACTGGGGGGAACACAGGACCCCACAGGGGACAGGGACGCTGCGAGGGGTGTGGGGACATcgggggggggtggcggggacCCTCGTGGGGCGCtgacacgtgtgtgtgtgtcccccccggCGTCCCCGCGCTGTCCCCGCAGCCATGGCGGTGTCGGGGTACCTGAACCTGGCGGCCGACGTGGCGCACAACTTCACCGACGGCCCTGGCCATCGGCGCCTCCTTTcctggcggggccggggctggggacgGTGACGGCGGTGACGGTTGCTGCTGCACGAGCTGCCCCACGAGGTGGGCGACTTCGCCATCCTCGTCCAGTCGGGCTGCAGCAAGCGCAAGGTGAGGCCCCAGCGGCGGCCCCGGGGTCCCCAGGGTCCTCAGCATCCCCAGTGGCCCCGGGGTCCCCAGCatcaccagcacccccagggtcCCAAtcgtccccagcacccccagggtccccagggtccccagcacccccagggtcCCCGGCATCCCCAGAGTCCCCAGCATCACCAGGGACCCCAGTACCCCCAGGATCCCCagggtccccagcacccccagggtccccagcatccccagagtCCCCAGCATCACCAGGGACCCCAGTACCCCCAGGATCCCCAGGGtgcccagcacccccagggtccccagggtCCCCAGGACCCCTAGTGTCCCCATcgtccccagcatccccagagtccccagcatccccagagtCCCCAGCATCACCAGGGACCTCAGTACCCCCAGGGTCCCCAGgacccccaacacccccagggtccccagcatccccagagtCCCCAGCATCACCAGGGACCCCAGTACCCCCAGGGTCCCCAGCATCGCCAGAGTCCCCAGGGCCCCCAGCATCCCTGGTGGCCCCGGGGTCCCCAGCATCCCCTGTGACCACAGCACCCTGGGCACCCCAAGTGCCCCTGGTGACCCAAAGTGATCCCAGtacccccagtgtccccaataACCCCGTTGCCCCAAAGTGCCCCCAGTGTCTCCAGTGCGTCCGTTGTCACCAGCGCCCCACGTGCCCCTGGTGACCTGAAGTGtccccagtgaccccagtgttCCTGGTGACCACGGTACCCCCAGTGACCCAAGTGTCCTCAGTGCCCCCAGTGACCCTGgtacccccagtgaccccagtgtcctcagtgccccCAGTGACCGTTgtacccccagtgaccccagtgtccTCATTGCCCCCGGTGACCCTGgtacccccagtgaccccagtgtcctcagtgccccCGGTGACCCTGgtacccccagtgaccccagtgtcctcagtgccccCGGTGACCCTGGtacccccagtgtcccccagtgTCCTCATTGCCCCCGGTGACCCTGGTACCCGCAGtgaccccagtgtcctcagtgccccCGGTGACCGTTgtacccccagtgaccccagtgtcctcagtgccccCGGTGACCCTGgtacccccagtgaccccagtgtcctcagtgccccCGGTGACCGTTgtacccccagtgaccccagtgtcctcagtgccccTGGTGACCCTGgtacccccagtgaccccagtgtcctcagtgccccCGGTGACCGTTGTAcccccagtgtcctcagtgtCCGCAGAGCCCCTGCTGACCCTGgtacccccagtgaccccagtgtcctcagtgccccCGGTGACCGTTgtacccccagtgaccccagtgtcctcagtgccccTGGTGACCCTGgtacccccagtgaccccagtgtcctcagAGCCCCTGGTAtccccagtgaccccagtgtcctcagtgccccCAGTGACCCTGGTACCCGCAGtgaccccagtgtcctcagtgccccCGGTGACCCTGgtacccccagtgaccccagtgtcctcagtgccccTGGTGACCCTGGtacccccagtgtcccccagtgtcctcagtgccccCGGTGACCCTGgtacccccagtgaccccagtgtcctcagtgccccTGGTGACCCTGgtacccccagtgaccccagtgtcctcagtgccccCGGTGACCGTTgtacccccagtgaccccagtgtcctcagtgccccTGGTGACCCTGgtacccccagtgaccccagtgtcctcagtgccccCGGTGACCGTTgtacccccagtgaccccagtgtcctcagtgccccTGGTGACCCTGTttcccccagtgaccccagttTCCTCAGTGCCCCCAGTGACCGTTGtacccccagtgtcccccagtgtcctcagtgccccTGGTGACCCTGgtacccccagtgaccccagtgtcctcagtgccccCGGTGACCCTGGTaccccccagtgaccccagtgtcctcagtgtCCGCAGAGCCCCTGCTGACCCTGgtacccccagtgacccccagtgtcctcagtgccccCGGTGACCGTTgtacccccagtgaccccagtgtcctcagtgccccTGGTGACCCTGTttcccccagtgaccccagtgtcctcagtgccccCGGTGACCGTTgtacccccagtgaccccagtgtcctcagtgccccCGGTGACCCTGgtacccccagtgaccccagtgtcctcagtgccccCGGTGACCGTTgtacccccagtgaccccagtgtcctcagtgccccTGGTGACCCTGgtacccccagtgaccccagtgtcctcagtgccccCGGTGACCCTGGtacccccagtgtccccagtgtcctcagtgccccTGGTGACCCTGgtacccccagtgaccccagtgtccTCAAGGCCCCCGGTGACCGTTgtacccccagtgaccccagtgtcctcagAGCCCCTTGTAtccccagtgaccccagtgtcctcagtgccccCGGTGACCGTTgtacccccagtgaccccagtgtcctcagtgccccTGGTGACCCTGGTgaccccagtgaccccagtgtcctcagtgccccCGGTGACCGTTGTACCCACAGtgaccccagtgtcctcagtgccccCGGTGACCCTGgtacccccagtgaccccagtgtcctcagtgccccTGGTGACCCTGgtacccccagtgaccccagtgtccTCAAGGCCCCCGGTGACCGTTgtacccccagtgaccccagtgtcctcagAGCCCCTTGTAtccccagtgaccccagtgtcctcagtgccccCGGTGACCCTGGTAcccccagtgtcctcagtgtCCGCAGAGCCCCTGCTGACCCTGGtacccccagtgtccccagtgtcctcagtgccccCAGTGACCGTTGTAcccccagtgtcctcagtgtcctcagtgccccCAGTGACCCTGGtacccccagtgtcccccagtgTCCTCAGAGCCCCTGGTGACTCTGGtacccccagtgtccccagtgtcctcagtgccccCAGTGACCGTTgtacccccagtgaccccagtgtcctcagtgccccCGGTGACCGTTGtacccccagtgtcccccagtgtcctcagtgccccTGGTGACCCTGgtacccccagtgaccccagtgtcctcagtgccccCGGTGACCCTGgtacccccagtgaccccagtgtcctcagtgtCCGCAGAGCCCCTGCTGACCCTGgtacccccagtgacccccagtgtcctcagtgccccCGGTGACCGTTgtacccccagtgaccccagtgtcctcagtgccccTGGTGACCCTGTttcccccagtgaccccagtgtcctcagtgccccCAGTGACCGTTgtacccccagtgaccccagtgtcctcagtgccccTGGTGACCCTGTttcccccagtgaccccagttTCCTCAGTGCCCCCAGTGACCGTTGtacccccagtgtcccccagtgtcctcagtgccccCGGTGACCCTGGtacccccagtgtcccccagtgtcctcagtgccccCGGTGACCGTTGtacccccagtgtcccccagtgtcctcagtgccccCGGTGACCCTGgtacccccagtgaccccagtgtcctcagtgccccTGGTGACCCTGgtacccccagtgaccccagtgtcctcagtgccccCAGTGACCGTTgtacccccagtgaccccagtgtcctcagtgccccCGGTGACCCTGgtacccccagtgaccccagtgtcctcagtgccccTGGTGACCCTGgtacccccagtgaccccagtgtcctcagtgccccCGGTGACCCTGgtacccccagtgaccccagtgtcctcagtgccccCGGT of Phalacrocorax aristotelis unplaced genomic scaffold, bGulAri2.1 scaffold_366, whole genome shotgun sequence contains these proteins:
- the SLC39A7 gene encoding LOW QUALITY PROTEIN: zinc transporter SLC39A7 (The sequence of the model RefSeq protein was modified relative to this genomic sequence to represent the inferred CDS: deleted 7 bases in 5 codons; substituted 1 base at 1 genomic stop codon); this encodes MAAAARTRGLSVALTAGAVLALCLLPVPTTSHEDLHHGHSHEGMYHGHGHSHEGMYHGHHGHSHEDLHHGHSHSHEGMYHGHHGHSHEDLHHGHSHEGMYHGHHGHSHEDLHHGHSHEGMYHGHHGHSHEDPHHGHSHSHEDARRPSHERLPPDPTKPPPPRTDTVTLWMHTMAATLVISAAPYLVLFLIPVESNAPRHQALLKLLLSFAAGGLLGDAFLHLIPHALAPHAHDGGHAHAEPGGHGHSHHGQEHARMLTVGMWVLAGIVAFLVVETFVRHAKGGHGHGHSHGVKAKSSSSEGEEDPGAGGAAGEDGHQGPPRQEPAGGGRRRRSRPWRCGYLNLAADVAHNFTDGLAIGASFPGGAGLGTVTAVTVLLHELPHEVGDFAILVQSGCSKRKAMRLQLVTALGAVAGAACSLLAEGGXGGHAGGPAFTAGGFIYVGTVSVIPELLRDAGPLQSFLQVLGLLAGVAMMVVIAHYE